ctcatctgaccagaaatccttgtcttccttccacttcacttcactgacccctactatatcaagatttagcctttgcatttcccttttcagattttctagtttccctaccacgttcaagcttctgacattccacgccccgactcgtagaacgttatcctttcgttgatttttcaatctttttctcatggtaacatcccccttggcagtcccctcctggagatccgaataggggactatcccggaatcttttgccaatggagagatcatcatgatacttcttcaattacaggccacatgtcctgtggatacacgttacgtgtctttaatgcagtggtttccattgccttctgcatcctcatgtcgttgatcattgctgattcttccgcctttaggggcaatttcccacccctaggacaagagagtgccatgaacctctatccgctcctgcgccctctttgacaagtccgttggcagaatgaggctgacttcttatgccggaagtcttcggccgccaaagctgattacttatcaaaatttaggcagtggcagggatcgaacctgggaccgaagacgttttgattatgaatcaaagacgctacccctagaccacgggtcaataATCAAGTTAATACTAGTCCACCCACAATTCCTATCATTTCCAACTCAACTGTATTTCCTTCTGATGCAAATAAATTGGCTTGGCTTTCTATATATAGTAGTAAGTGGACTTGTTGAGCACTCTTGGTATTGTATAGTTAATATAATTAATTATatttatattgaatttaatttataattaatttgtaaaaatgtcGATTGTGCTCAACTTACGCACTTACTACTCCAGGAAACCTcaaatctcagaaagttcttcatgaattgctttgaaattttaacgCAGCATTGCATTTGAACTCTCAGGTGTTTTTATATACCTCTGATAGAACTCCATCTTCCATCTATATAATACATATATGCAAAAAAAGGAGAAacatcataaaaaatgaaaatgtttgtccattcaaaaacatgtattttcaaaagttctatatgcaacatgcaaaatATGTAACATTTTGAGCTATTTTGCAATGGCATTTCCATGTTAAATTTATATTAGTTTTTGTGTTACATATAAttcaaattttggaaaataaaaatattagtgtCTACTAATGGAACGATCTGATAAGATATTCAAGCAAATGGTAAAAACCTCTCAGAGATTTGCGATTAGCAACATCTATGTTTTCTGTATGAGGACAATCATATAAGTTTGCTTCTTTGAGATCTCAAAGTTCCAAAGGTTCATCATGGATTTCTATGAAATTTCGACAGAATTTTGCATTCGAATTCTCAAGTATTTTTAGATTACTGTGGGATGCCATCTAGTATATGTCTAGTTCATTTGTAATAAAGTGAAATATTATAAAAAGGTGAATCTTGGTTTGTTGAAAATCGTTAACCTTCGAAAGTGCCTGACTAATTGCTTTtatattttgacacaatgttgaatTCTAATGCAGTGCGTTTTCAGGAACCTAATTCTATAATGTATGTATAATTTTAATACAAATAACATATATACATgtatttatgaagaaaaatgttggtaccaaaaatctcaaaatttgCCACTGCAATGTATTTCAGATTTTTACAAGCTGCTTCCATTAGTATGTGGAAACACATGGAATATATACTTTTCAATATATgagtatatattatatatataagtATACAttctgtctctatactgttcattttaggaacacaacctatgaccagcttagataGTGACACaagtgatgacgctttctgcaggacctgaccatcatattGTAGAACAATGCTcaatcatgtacagtgcaagctgttactgatttgttcgagTGATGGAGCTGctaggtgctataccacctactgcactccaatgacttaagccctcgtaagttcaacccgatttctaagctgaaggaaacactacACAGcattcgcctctgaactgctacaaattcgtcaggcaatagaccatgCCGCTTGAACTGTCAATACACCTGGCACTGctgaaagtatcctacgacttccatatcgctggcagtgggttatacacattgctggtgactactttgaaggccagtataaatttaaaacacttgtctgttttgtacgagccgtaaaaaataattaccactattaaagttacaatccccatatatatatatatatatatatatatatatatatatatatatatatatatatataaagtcttAACACACAAACTGAGATAAACTTGAGAAAAAATGAGAGAGCCAGTTCAGAGTACTTACACTAAGGAGTTCGTTTTGCTGAAAGGCGAtgcagagaatttaaaaagggaaagtgaACTATATGCATGTAGTGAGAGCAGTATTATCTGTAGTAGAGAACAGTATTCACACGAAAGATCCATGTAGTACTTGTGGAAGTCCACAGTTCAGTGACACAGCATTGTCCATTACAGAGaggaataaatatatacatatactgtATATCGGcaatttgatgacatctcgtggaaatcgggttttctgccggatatgagcgtcttccaaacacgatatttcgacgtcattacttgacgtcttcatcaggtgtcccctgagactggctgcttgctggaccgggtcgcatatttatgcctgcccggtgcctggtgttctgtcacgagtcgctgagatgtgcagcagcgagaaggacgtacctgcgcttgccagcgacgcgaagggtgtggcagatcgccgtccggccgcgcttgcgccgtcggcggccccatctggccccccacttacgacgaccagtgctatggctatggatttgatggacacagctccggaaaccttgaagacagcgctgtctgctccgctccccgattctgaagatgagagctccaccgtccctcagccacgcggacgaaacgggaaacagaagaggagggcAACAGCTGCGACGTCCGCTGTTTGCAGCTCGCCGTTCGAGAAGAGGGCCAAGCAAGATTTCGCCCCTGACGCCGATGGTTTTGTCCGGGCCGGCGAACTGCAAGACGCATGCAGTCTTCGACGACGCTTCCAACTGCCGTTGCCAACTCATTCGACGCACTCGCTGACGCGCCGGACCATCTGCCGCGCGATCCTGCGCCGAAGAAAGACTCCCATCTTCCGCCGATGGTCCTCCAGTTTCGGCCGCCCTatggggaactgcagaagttgttgcgcagctggacaacgGCCGTGTACACCGTGAAGCCTGCCGGGCGTGACCTCTCCAGGGTCACACTCCGCACTCCTGACGATTATCGCCGGGTCACTCAGGAGGCGTCTGAGCGTGGTATCCCATTCTATACCCACGCTTCCGCACCTGACAAGGTCTTGAAGATTGTAGTCCGCGACCTCCCGTTCAacatggaagccgatcacctgcatcgtgaactcactgacctgggcttctacatcCGGGCAGTCGTGAAGATGAAGTCGTCTAAATCACGCAATGATATgccgctcttcctggtcgtctgctccAACACTGTGGAGAACCGCAAACTCTACCAATTGACGCGGGTCGCCGACGTTCCGGTTCAGACCGAAGATCTTCGCTTCCGGAGAGGCCCTGTGCAGTGATTTGGCTGCCAGGGGATCAATCACGTCGCGCGCCACTGCTCTATGCCGGACAGATGTGTTAAATGCGCCGGCGCCCACGCAGGACGAGCGTGCCCCCGTCCGCCCACCGAGAAGCCGACATGTGCACTCTGTGGCGGTGCTCACGTGGCCAGttatcgtgggtgtgaggtgtggaagcgtgccatcgctcgccaacgtggccAAACACCAGCGCCACGTCCAAAGAAGCCAGCAACGAGACGGCCCGGCGTCTCTTTCACGGCGACAACGTCAGGGGCGCCCTCCGCCGTCCCGGCTGCGTCGGCTGCTTCTGCTCCTgccgcatccgaggccgtgccgACACCTGAGGCTCCTGCGCCTCCACCACAGCTGCTAGTGGCGGACCCGGGTACTGCCTCTCCCGGGACGTCGGCCGGACCGCGCCCCGCCAACCGCCGGCGCGGGGGTCACCGCCCCGTGGGTGACCCTTCGCGTCGCTGGCAAGCGCAGGTACGTCCTTCTCGCGGCTGCACATCTCAGCGACTCGTGacagaacaccaggcaccgggcaggcataaatatgcgatccggtccagcaagcagccagtctcagggaacacctgatgaagacgtcaagtaatgacgtcgaaatatcgtgtttggaagacgctgatatccggcagaaaacccgatttccacgaggtATATATAATAACAATGAAGACTGATAGCGGAAATGCCGGTGGCGTTCCAATGGGTCTGAGCAACTCACAAATGCAATtaaaggatatacactcctggaaatggaaaaaagaacacattgacaccggtgtgtcagacccaccatacttgctccggacactgcgagagggctgtacaagcaatgatcacacgcacggcacagcggacacaccaggaaccgcggtgttggccgtcgaatggcgctagctgcgcagcatttgtgcaccgccgccgtcagtgtcagccagtttgccgtggcatacggagctccatcgcagtctttaacactggtagcatgccgcgacagtgtggacgtgaaccgtatgtgcagttgacggactttgagcgagggcgtatagtgggcatgcgggaggccgggtggacgtaccgccgaattgctcaacacgtggggcgtgaggtctccacagtacatcgatgttgtcgccagtggtcggcggaaggtgcacgtgcccatcgacctgggaccggaccgcagcgacgcacggatgcacgccaagaccgtaggatcctacgcagtgccgtaggggaccgcaccgccacttcccagcaaattagggacactgttgctcctggggtatcggcgaggaccattcgcaaccgtctccatgaagctgggctacggtcccgcacaccgttaggccgtcttccgctcacgccccaacatcgtgcagcccgcctccagtggtgtcgcgacaggcgtgaatggagggacgaatggagacgtgtcgtcttcagcgatgagagtcgcttctgccttggtgccaatgatggtcgtatgcgtgtttggcgccgtgcaggtgagcgccacaatcaggactgcatacgaccgaggcacacagggccaacacccggcatcatggtgtggggagcgatctcctacactggccgtacaccactggtgatcgtcgaggggacactgaatagtgcacggtacatccaaaccgtcatcgaacccatcgttctaccattcctagaccggcaagggaacttgctgttccaacaggacaatgcacgtccgcatgtatcccctgccacccaacgtgctctagaaggtgtaagtcaactaccctggccagcaagatctccggatctgtcccccattgagcatgtttgggactggatgaagcgtcgtctcacgcggtctgcacgtccagcacgaacgctggtccaactgaggcgccaggtggaaatgtcatggcaagcctttccacaggactacatccagcatctctacgatcgtctccatgggagaatagcagcctgcattgctgcgaaaggtggatatacactgtactagtgccgacattgtgcatgctctgttgcctgtgtctatgtgcctgtggttctgtcagtgtgatcatgtgatgtatctgaccccaggaatgtgtcaataaagtttccccttcctgggacaatgaattcacggtgttcttatttcaatttccaggagtgtatatatatcctcCATTACAGATTCCCTATCGGCCATAACTTCTTGACTGTTGGCTTCGGTCTTCTGTTTTCTGCCTACCTTCCTTTGCTTTCCTTCCCCCTTTCTTCAGCCCTATCTGGCACCATTTTACTCCAAAGTGGAATACCCTCATTGCTCCAAACACTGCACTGCAAGGCGTCACATTTGTTCCGCTTACAGTATTTTGGTTTTCATCACTCTGCTCAGTAACGTGTTGTCTATCGTGGGTCGCAGGCATGGTGCCAGTTGCTACTGCTGCTTTCCCTTCTCGAGGTTCTGCGGCACTCTGTTCCCATTAAGTTGGACATTCATCACAGGTAACTTTTCTGTTCTCTCTAGATCTGACTCTATCTGCCCTATGCGTTGTGTTTCTTTACGCAAAAATAGTTTACAGTGCAGTAAATAATAAACGAAAAAAGTATTACTGATCACAAACGAGAACCCCTAAGGAGATGAAACATTTTTCTAGCAGTAAACTGGTAATTTTCATACACAAAAACATACCCCCAGCATACGTCAATAAAATAAACACACAGAATATTTAACGTTAGTGAAGATGCTACTATTGTACATAAAAAAGTCAAGAAACAAGCTACAAATTAGTTGTGACCGCCACTTAGTCACTGCAACGAAATGCATGTAAATCTGCGCTTCACTTTGCCCGCCTGACTATGCTTCAGACTGTCAAGAAGTAAACAATCCTAGCCCAGGATCAATGTGAAATGTTGGTTTCTCTGTTTGATCTACTCTTTTTATATTGGTTTTATTTTCGAATGAGGCGTTCTGAGGTTCGGTAGTGGTTGCGCTATCTGCCTGCCACTCTGACAAACTGAGCAAAAAATGGAAAACCCTCCCAGCGATTTCACGCTTTCAGAACTATTAATGAGGTCTCTGCCCAGTGAATAATAATTCATACACAATGTAACAGTCAAAGTATTCCATTGAAAAGCCCTCAAATTGACCCCAGTGTGGATACCTGTTTTGCAAGGAGTCACCAGCACAATAAAATTGCATAACAAAATGAACAAACGTGAGTGAACGGAATAGTAATAGAATTTTCAATAATAAAGGCTCATCTGTTGAAAGTAATGAAGTTAAGCGAAATAACTTAAAATGGATGAGTTTTTATCATTCTAGTTTATTTCGTTCGCGTAGAATACACAATACAATATGAGATCAACAACACTCATAAAAAATAGAATTTGTCGTAAGAACGTTATAATAAGAAGAATCTAACTTGAGACTAAAAACTGATGAATCTTAACTATCCACAACATGCTCACAGATTCTCAAACCTGGGTGCGCAATACCATAAAGCCAGTTTTAACAAAGATTCATCACGAAGAAGGTCGGTTTACCAAACGAGACAATTGACTGTGATTATTTGAATAACACACGAATTACCAGGGGCATTAACCCAATTATTTTTGAGCGACTGGAAGTAATAACAAGGAAGACAGTTAGCGGAAATGCCGGTGGTTTTCCAATGGGTCTGAGAAGCTCAGAAATGCAATGAAAGTAAACTGTTGAATACTGCCAGCCACGGTGGCCatactgttctaggcgcttcagtccggaaccgcgcgactgctacggtcgcaggctggaatcctacctcgggcatggatgtgtgtgatgtccttaggttagttaggtttaagtagttctatgttctaggggactgatgagcacagatgttaaatcccatagtgctcagagccatttgaacaaatttttgaaTACTAAGTCCAACTCTGAACCAAAACAAATGCAACCCGAGTTGCAACTTAAAGGACATGCAAGTTGCAAGTAGCTTAGAGGTAAATAGGCAACACTGCTGCAAAATTGCGACACTAACTCAAACAATAAACCCGTAGAAGGCTGCAGACCAGCGTCTTGGTGATCGACGATCGGACCTCGTTGACCCACTTTGCTCTCGACCCTCTCTGCTATCACACTCCTCGGTTGTAGAACATCACATCCTCGAGGGAAGAGCCTGTGACGATTACCGATCTGACAAACCGGGATATCTTCTTCCAGCACAAATCGCAGAGAAGTAACTGGTGAAGTTCTTGAGtattgtccattgtgtattccttaGATATCTGAAGGTTGCCAAGTCGCTCATTTGGTAGGCAGTTGCTGCAGTTCCCAGAATACGAGAAGTTCTCAcgcggtgaaagtacaaaatagCGGTGTCGCATACTTCAGTGCCCCGCAGGGAGAGCAGATGCGCCACACCTGCAAACACTTCCGGGACTAAACGGAACTTCCTCACTTCAGAGGGCACACTCTGTCCTGCCTACAAGCAAGAACGGTCAGGGGCATCCTTTGAGTTCTTAGAAATTTCGCAAACCTTCTGAAACCTAGGGGAGGATCCCTGTTTTCCAAAGCGACCAGCCCAGCCAGGTATCATGTTCACTCCCCTTAGCTGTCTCACACAAGAGAAAATACTGTAACTGGCTCCAACCGTCACTACGTGCGTACGTTCTCTCAGCACAGTTAACAAAATACAACCGTTTGCAGGTGGAATAAAAATTGGATAGCGTCATGTAACAGACCAGTTATGTTACAGTGCTTTTTGTAGATATGACAAAAACATCTGGGAAGATGGCGTTGTTTCTCTCGTTATCTTAAACGGTCTTTGATCAATCAGCTTAGTTGAGGTAGTTCATCATTATTTATCTAACCACTTCGTTTCTCTGGGTAAGTCTTAATTCTGTTATATGCAACTTAGCGTTGGGACTTTCACATTAGCTTCCACAATTTAGAGCAATAGTCGAAGTTCCTTGACACTCCTCATCAACAGGTAGTATTTTATTGTCAAGTGAATTATTGCCACTGCTTCTGAAGCCAGCAAGAAAACGAATATCTCTGTCCGTTCATTCTGCTCGATATCTGCTGGACATTTATTGGAGACCGTTTTCCAGTAGGGGTTGTCATTATAATCATCCTTCATTTATTCTTCTTCGTAGTCCTCACAGTGATTAACTTTCCCACTGTTGTCATCCTTTTCTTATTCTTCTACGTCAT
This Schistocerca nitens isolate TAMUIC-IGC-003100 chromosome 1, iqSchNite1.1, whole genome shotgun sequence DNA region includes the following protein-coding sequences:
- the LOC126245214 gene encoding translation initiation factor IF-2-like, whose protein sequence is MPDRCVKCAGAHAGRACPRPPTEKPTCALCGGAHVASYRGCEVWKRAIARQRGQTPAPRPKKPATRRPGVSFTATTSGAPSAVPAASAASAPAASEAVPTPEAPAPPPQLLVADPGTASPGTSAGPRPANRRRGGHRPVGDPSRRWQAQTECEEQKKYAEVQRSTLDEGRRCQGSLAHKTSRHHWGRGDGQLRRDGDADADQGGPPGQRHAAAAPPGSGGRHTAPSRASAAAAASELTKAAAGNGAEQHSSGQRDIVGVVRSRPARLSSAHLTSPQHSAPLSAKMLSSETLT